From bacterium, the proteins below share one genomic window:
- a CDS encoding adenylosuccinate synthase has product MSVLAVVGGQWGDEGKGKVVDLLARRADVVVRYQGGANAGHTVVVNGKHFVLHLVPTGILHPHVRCIIGSGVVLDPVALAEEIETLRENGVHVGSNLVVGKRTHLIMPYHKVLDAHMEELLGVNRIGTTGRGIGPAYSDKAARLGVRVCDLFDGKVLGERVRVSLAIKKRALGDIELSDEERQALDESYILGVCRKVQDILAPHVRNTDEEMYEALNEKKRILLEGAQGVLLDVDMGTYPFVTSSNTGVGGAISGLGLPVRSITRVLAVMKAYCTRVGQGPFPTELHGEEGERLRAEGDEFGATTGRPRRCGWFDGVAARHVIHVAGVDVLFLTKLDVLDNLDTIRVCVGYRLKGKETDTFPAEASVLEQCEPIYEELPGWKSSTVGVRSLDDLPPRAREYIDYLEKLTRRPIWYISTGPGREDAIEIQDPMAAIVEAGN; this is encoded by the coding sequence ATGAGCGTTCTCGCGGTTGTCGGCGGCCAATGGGGCGATGAAGGCAAGGGGAAGGTCGTGGACCTTCTCGCTCGCCGGGCGGATGTGGTCGTCCGCTACCAGGGGGGCGCCAACGCCGGGCACACCGTCGTGGTGAACGGGAAGCATTTCGTTCTCCATCTCGTTCCCACCGGCATCCTCCATCCGCACGTGCGCTGCATCATCGGCTCAGGGGTTGTCCTCGATCCGGTGGCGCTCGCCGAGGAGATCGAAACCCTGCGCGAGAACGGAGTCCACGTCGGGAGCAATCTCGTGGTCGGCAAGCGCACCCACCTCATCATGCCCTACCACAAGGTACTTGACGCCCATATGGAAGAGCTCCTGGGCGTGAACCGGATCGGCACCACCGGCCGGGGGATCGGCCCTGCCTACTCGGACAAGGCGGCCCGTCTCGGCGTCCGGGTGTGCGATCTGTTCGACGGCAAGGTGCTGGGAGAGCGGGTGCGGGTGAGTCTCGCTATCAAAAAGCGTGCCCTCGGTGACATCGAACTCTCCGATGAGGAGCGGCAGGCCCTCGATGAGAGCTATATCCTCGGCGTCTGCCGAAAAGTGCAGGACATTCTCGCGCCCCATGTCCGGAACACCGACGAGGAGATGTACGAAGCCCTCAATGAGAAGAAACGGATTCTCCTCGAAGGGGCCCAGGGAGTTTTGCTGGACGTGGACATGGGCACCTATCCCTTCGTGACCTCAAGCAACACCGGAGTCGGCGGCGCAATCTCCGGCCTTGGGCTTCCCGTGCGGAGCATCACCAGAGTGCTGGCGGTGATGAAAGCCTACTGCACCCGCGTGGGGCAGGGTCCCTTCCCTACCGAGCTGCACGGCGAAGAGGGCGAGCGGCTTCGGGCCGAGGGCGATGAGTTCGGTGCGACGACCGGCCGGCCCCGCCGCTGCGGCTGGTTCGACGGGGTGGCGGCCCGCCACGTGATTCACGTTGCAGGGGTGGACGTTCTTTTTCTGACCAAACTCGATGTGCTCGACAATCTGGATACCATCCGCGTCTGCGTGGGCTACCGCCTGAAAGGAAAAGAGACCGATACCTTTCCCGCCGAGGCGAGTGTCCTTGAACAGTGCGAGCCGATCTACGAGGAATTGCCCGGATGGAAGTCTTCCACGGTCGGGGTCCGCTCCCTTGATGATCTGCCGCCAAGGGCGCGCGAGTATATTGATTATCTCGAGAAGCTCACTCGGCGGCCCATCTGGTACATCTCGACCGGGCCCGGACGAGAGGATGCCATCGAGATCCAGGATCCAATGGCCGCCATCGTGGAGGCGGGGAATTGA
- the hisZ gene encoding ATP phosphoribosyltransferase regulatory subunit: MVAGDMDFNRAMPAGAKVFLPEQAERKRQVEQRLLDTFGRWGFREIVTSAFDFCGPETGGEVREEQTFRLVDRESGGLLALRSDVTPQIARIAGTLLAKEPRPLRLCYVTDVFRHAHVAGLLQREYRQAGVELIGLMSLEADVEMIAIASTCFRVNGVENFRMSLSHGAFLKGLLEEFQLEGSQRTEVLEAVARRDVAGLRSLTKEVRSRNGSAKVLLALPELFGGGEVLRRAEKLVANRDSRRALAELRQVSEMLELYGIAEQVIFDLSDFRNFNYYTGVIFEGFVEGAGYPVCGGGRYDQLLGRYGTDGLGTGFAMDVDHLLRVASQNGIRNGAPDFLVIDFTNAKRIGMTAARELRACGWHVARDIMRRDLPASLAYARKAGIGCCLVVDATGGRSGQVRLMDSSGKERGRYSIAELVSEVGTRGDVP; this comes from the coding sequence ATGGTGGCGGGTGATATGGACTTCAACCGGGCCATGCCGGCGGGCGCCAAGGTTTTTCTGCCGGAGCAGGCCGAACGGAAAAGACAGGTGGAGCAGCGCCTCCTCGATACGTTCGGGCGCTGGGGGTTCCGGGAAATCGTGACCTCCGCGTTCGACTTCTGCGGCCCGGAGACGGGCGGCGAGGTGCGCGAGGAACAGACGTTCCGCCTCGTGGACCGGGAGAGCGGCGGACTTCTGGCGCTGCGCTCGGACGTCACGCCGCAGATCGCCCGCATCGCAGGCACCCTGCTCGCGAAAGAGCCGCGTCCGTTGCGGCTGTGCTATGTGACCGATGTGTTCCGTCACGCCCATGTGGCGGGTCTGCTTCAGCGGGAGTACCGCCAGGCGGGGGTCGAGCTGATCGGCCTGATGTCGCTCGAGGCGGATGTGGAGATGATCGCCATCGCCTCGACGTGTTTCCGCGTCAACGGGGTGGAGAATTTCCGGATGTCGCTTTCGCACGGGGCTTTCCTCAAGGGCCTGCTGGAGGAGTTTCAGCTGGAGGGCAGCCAGCGGACGGAAGTGCTCGAAGCAGTGGCGCGCCGCGATGTGGCGGGCCTCCGCAGCCTGACGAAGGAGGTGCGCTCGCGGAACGGAAGCGCGAAGGTGCTGCTTGCGCTCCCGGAGCTGTTCGGCGGCGGCGAAGTGCTCCGGCGGGCGGAAAAGCTGGTGGCGAACCGCGATTCCAGGCGGGCGTTGGCGGAACTCCGGCAGGTCTCCGAAATGCTCGAGCTCTACGGCATCGCCGAGCAAGTGATCTTCGATCTGAGCGATTTCCGGAATTTCAACTACTATACGGGCGTCATCTTCGAAGGCTTTGTGGAGGGCGCGGGGTATCCCGTGTGCGGCGGCGGGCGATACGATCAACTGCTTGGCCGCTACGGAACGGACGGCCTCGGCACCGGCTTCGCCATGGATGTCGATCATCTCCTTCGCGTGGCTTCGCAGAACGGCATCCGGAACGGCGCGCCAGATTTTCTCGTAATTGACTTCACGAATGCCAAGCGCATCGGGATGACGGCGGCGCGCGAACTGCGGGCGTGCGGCTGGCACGTCGCCCGCGATATCATGCGCCGCGATCTCCCGGCCTCGCTGGCCTATGCCCGGAAGGCGGGAATCGGTTGCTGTCTGGTCGTGGACGCCACGGGCGGCCGATCAGGACAAGTGCGCCTGATGGACTCCTCCGGGAAGGAGCGGGGGCGTTACAGCATCGCGGAATTGGTGTCGGAGGTAGGTACACGGGGAGACGTACCATGA